CGGGAGAACGTATCGTTTCCGCGGCGCCGGCGCGAGCATCCGTTACCCTGAACGCATGGGAACTTTGTGCGCCGCACCCATGACGGGGTGCTTCTTCTTCCGCGACCGCCGCTCCTGACGGCGCGATCGCTCTAGCGCGTAGCGCGCCGTCCTCGAGATGTCCTCGGCACCTCGGGCGGGTACCTTCCCTTTTCGCGAGCCTTCGTCGCGCCCGGGGTGCTCCCTTCTCTCATCGGAGCGCACCCATGCCTCGTTCATCCCACATGCCTCGTTCCTCCCACGGGGGCCGTCACGAGCTCGGCCAGAACTTCCTGCACCACCAGCCGACCATTCGGCACCTCGTCTCCCTCGTCGACCCGGCACTCGGGCCGATCCTCGAGATCGGCGCCGGCTCCGGCGCGATCACCCGGATGCTCGCCACCCTCGGCCCGCCCGTCACCGCCCTCGAACTCGACGAGCATCGTGCCCGCGCCCTGCGTCACGCCCTGCCGTCGGTGACGGTGCTCCATGCGGACGCGATGCGACACCCCCTCCACGCGGCCACCCTCGTGAGCAACGTGCCCTTCCACCTCACGACTCCCTTGCTGCGGAGGGTCCTCACCTCACGAGGATGGTCGCGCTGCGTGCTGCTCACCCAGTGGGAGGTGGCGCGCAAACGCGCGAGTGTTGGCGGCGGAACCCTCCTGTCCGCGCAAAGCGCGCCCTGGTACGAGTTCGAGCTGCATGGTCGGGTGCCGTCGCGACACTTCGCACCCGCGCCGAGCGTGGATGGCGGCATCCTGAGCATCAGCCGCCGCGCGAAGCCGCTCGTGCCAGTCGCCCAACGTGCCTCCTACGAGGCGTTCGCGCGGGAGGTCTTCGTCGGTGGCCGTTCCCTCGCGCACGCCGTCGGTAGTGGCGCGCGCCGCGACACGGGTGCGGCGGCTCGGGCACTGCGTGAGGTTGGCATCGCCCGGGATGCTCGCGCCCGCGACATCCGCCCCGAACAGTGGTCGGCGCTGTGGAGCGCGCTCCGCCGCTGACCGCGCGCCCCATCCCAAATGCAGGAGATGCTGCTTGGGAGAGCTCGGGTCACGCATGAACCGGGCATCCCGGGGTGAATCTCCTGTATTTGGGATGCCCGGCGCGGGGTTACGGTGCGCGCTGGTCGTCCGTGGTGAAAC
This genomic window from Antiquaquibacter oligotrophicus contains:
- the erm gene encoding 23S ribosomal RNA methyltransferase Erm, with translation MPRSSHMPRSSHGGRHELGQNFLHHQPTIRHLVSLVDPALGPILEIGAGSGAITRMLATLGPPVTALELDEHRARALRHALPSVTVLHADAMRHPLHAATLVSNVPFHLTTPLLRRVLTSRGWSRCVLLTQWEVARKRASVGGGTLLSAQSAPWYEFELHGRVPSRHFAPAPSVDGGILSISRRAKPLVPVAQRASYEAFAREVFVGGRSLAHAVGSGARRDTGAAARALREVGIARDARARDIRPEQWSALWSALRR